The following proteins are co-located in the Pseudoalteromonas sp. N1230-9 genome:
- the plsY gene encoding glycerol-3-phosphate 1-O-acyltransferase PlsY has translation MLAVLMLVLAYLLGSVSSAILVSRLFRLPDPRSHGSNNPGATNVYRLGGKLPAVLVLVFDILKGTIPVWGAYFLNIEPLMLGLIGVAACLGHMYPLFFGFKGGKAVATAFGTLLPIGLSLGGMLITTWLLIIAITRYSSLAALVTVSLAPLYTWWIKPLYTLPVTFLTVLIIFRHRANMTRLMCGDEPKVGAKKKAPENE, from the coding sequence GTGTTAGCAGTTTTAATGTTAGTTTTAGCCTATTTACTAGGATCGGTTTCGTCCGCTATCCTTGTTTCTCGGCTATTTAGACTACCAGACCCACGCAGTCATGGATCGAATAACCCTGGAGCCACCAACGTTTACCGCCTCGGTGGAAAGTTACCCGCTGTATTAGTGCTTGTGTTTGACATATTAAAAGGAACGATCCCTGTTTGGGGCGCTTACTTTTTAAACATAGAGCCTCTGATGCTCGGTCTTATCGGTGTTGCAGCATGTCTAGGCCATATGTACCCATTATTTTTTGGCTTTAAAGGCGGAAAAGCCGTTGCCACTGCTTTTGGTACCTTGCTACCTATTGGTTTATCTCTAGGTGGGATGCTAATCACAACTTGGCTGCTAATTATTGCAATTACACGTTATTCATCACTCGCGGCATTAGTGACAGTATCTCTTGCACCGCTTTACACATGGTGGATAAAGCCACTTTATACTTTGCCGGTAACATTTTTAACGGTATTAATTATTTTTCGCCATAGAGCGAATATGACACGTTTGATGTGTGGCGATGAACCAAAGGTTGGGGCTAAGAAAAAAGCCCCAGAAAATGAATAG
- a CDS encoding undecaprenyl-diphosphate phosphatase: MSIIEIIVLALIQGLTEFLPISSSAHLILPSQILGWQDQGLAFDVAVHVGTLGAVVLYFRKEVVDILGAWFKSFGSQGATDDSKLGWWIIVGTIPAAILGLIFKDLIELYLRSAWVIAVTTILFGLLLWYADAKGKQTKTIYQLNWKSALMIGMAQAMAMIPGTSRSGITMTAGLMLGMNKQSAARFSFLLAIPVILMMGLYYTIELALGDHIVEWNTLMLGAGLSFISAYACIFFFLKVIERMGMMPFVIYRLLLGVGLFAFLML, from the coding sequence ATGAGTATTATTGAGATAATTGTTTTAGCTTTAATTCAAGGACTGACTGAGTTTTTACCTATTTCTAGCTCAGCGCATTTAATTCTTCCGTCGCAGATTCTCGGGTGGCAAGACCAAGGTTTAGCATTTGATGTGGCTGTTCACGTTGGAACCTTAGGTGCAGTTGTTCTGTACTTTAGAAAAGAAGTGGTCGATATTCTTGGCGCTTGGTTTAAATCGTTTGGCTCACAAGGTGCAACCGATGATAGTAAGCTAGGTTGGTGGATCATAGTAGGCACGATACCTGCGGCTATTCTTGGGCTTATTTTTAAAGATTTAATAGAGCTTTACCTACGTAGTGCATGGGTGATCGCGGTAACGACTATTTTGTTTGGCTTATTACTTTGGTATGCCGATGCAAAAGGTAAGCAAACCAAAACGATTTACCAACTGAACTGGAAATCCGCACTTATGATTGGCATGGCACAGGCGATGGCTATGATCCCAGGCACATCACGGTCAGGTATTACTATGACCGCAGGTTTAATGCTGGGTATGAATAAGCAAAGTGCCGCACGCTTTTCATTTTTATTGGCTATTCCTGTTATTTTAATGATGGGACTATATTACACAATAGAGTTGGCTCTTGGCGATCATATCGTAGAGTGGAATACCTTGATGCTTGGCGCTGGCTTATCTTTTATATCTGCATATGCCTGTATTTTCTTTTTCTTAAAAGTGATTGAGCGTATGGGGATGATGCCATTTGTTATCTATCGCTTACTACTTGGTGTCGGTTTGTTTGCATTTTTAATGCTGTAA
- a CDS encoding LysR family transcriptional regulator, which produces MRFEQLEQFVALGVLRHFRQAAEKTQISTSALTRSIQTLEDEIGYELVTRSTRSVKLTKEGELFLEYAKQTLNNLEETKKRLFESLNGCVNEKLVIGYTTKASTVVPVSCGQFLAQYPHVKIEMQLQEQGELIRKLQLGEIDISVCSQAMNSIGSDIHLPDQLILFVSKDHPLANKSDISKRDLADYPMYSCFAQSKQVQTMLNEAVDSFNKSSSIKVGSIEQVMDGLKKSDHIAIASIEHANSVSSDSELLLLKTNKGIAHEQLVIQTNEQVNENSHISHLLDLIEKTALSSHN; this is translated from the coding sequence GTGAGATTTGAACAACTTGAACAATTCGTTGCACTAGGCGTGCTCAGGCATTTTCGCCAAGCTGCAGAAAAAACTCAAATTAGTACTTCAGCATTAACTCGCAGTATTCAAACGCTCGAGGATGAAATTGGTTATGAGCTTGTCACCCGCTCTACCCGCTCGGTAAAACTAACCAAAGAGGGTGAACTTTTCTTAGAATACGCAAAACAAACCCTTAATAATTTAGAAGAAACGAAAAAACGTTTATTTGAATCATTAAATGGCTGCGTTAACGAAAAGCTTGTCATTGGTTACACAACTAAAGCAAGTACTGTTGTGCCTGTTTCTTGTGGGCAATTTTTAGCTCAGTACCCACACGTAAAAATTGAAATGCAACTACAAGAGCAAGGCGAACTTATTCGTAAATTGCAACTGGGTGAAATAGACATAAGCGTGTGCTCGCAGGCAATGAATAGTATTGGCAGCGACATCCACTTACCAGACCAACTTATCCTATTTGTTTCAAAAGATCACCCGCTTGCTAATAAGAGCGATATTAGTAAACGTGATTTGGCTGACTACCCAATGTACAGTTGTTTTGCACAGTCGAAGCAAGTTCAAACTATGCTTAACGAAGCAGTTGACTCATTCAATAAATCATCAAGCATTAAAGTTGGTAGTATTGAACAGGTGATGGATGGCCTTAAAAAGTCAGATCATATTGCAATTGCAAGCATTGAGCATGCTAACAGTGTTTCTTCTGACTCTGAGCTACTTTTATTAAAAACGAATAAAGGGATCGCTCATGAACAATTGGTTATTCAAACTAATGAGCAGGTTAATGAAAACTCGCATATTAGTCATTTATTAGATTTAATTGAAAAGACAGCGTTATCTAGTCACAACTAA
- the tsaD gene encoding tRNA (adenosine(37)-N6)-threonylcarbamoyltransferase complex transferase subunit TsaD gives MRILGIESSCDETGIAIYDDEQGLLAHQLYSQVKVHADYGGVVPELASRDHVRKTLPLIDAAFAQAGCGPEDLDGIAYTAGPGLVGALLVGTSIGRSLAYGWNIPAVAVHHMEGHLLAPMLEEEQPEFPFIALLVSGGHTMMVKVSGIGEYEVLGESVDDAAGEAFDKTAKLLGLDYPGGPRLAKLAEQGTPERFVFPRPMTDKPGLDFSFSGLKTAASIAIRDNDDDEQTKADIAHAFQTAVIDTLIIKCKRALKQTAIKRLVIAGGVSANVQLRSQLERVMQGMKGRVYYPRTEFCTDNGAMIAYAGMQRLKAGQFASLDMKTKPRWPIDSLEPL, from the coding sequence ATGCGAATTTTAGGTATTGAATCATCATGTGATGAAACAGGTATTGCCATTTATGATGATGAACAAGGCTTATTAGCACATCAACTATACAGCCAAGTTAAAGTACATGCAGACTACGGCGGTGTAGTGCCAGAACTTGCATCACGGGACCATGTACGCAAAACCTTACCGTTAATTGATGCGGCGTTTGCACAAGCGGGTTGTGGCCCTGAAGACTTAGATGGCATTGCTTATACGGCAGGCCCAGGCCTCGTGGGAGCTTTACTTGTGGGCACCTCGATTGGCCGTTCACTAGCCTATGGTTGGAACATCCCCGCTGTGGCTGTTCACCATATGGAGGGTCATTTACTTGCCCCTATGCTTGAAGAAGAACAGCCAGAATTTCCGTTTATTGCGCTGCTTGTCTCGGGCGGCCATACCATGATGGTTAAAGTGTCAGGTATTGGTGAGTACGAAGTCTTGGGTGAGTCGGTGGATGATGCGGCGGGTGAAGCGTTTGATAAAACTGCTAAATTACTAGGTCTTGATTACCCCGGTGGCCCTCGCCTAGCAAAACTTGCGGAGCAAGGCACGCCAGAGCGATTTGTATTCCCACGCCCGATGACAGATAAACCAGGTTTAGACTTTAGCTTTAGTGGTTTGAAAACCGCAGCATCAATTGCGATTCGTGATAACGATGATGACGAGCAAACTAAAGCAGACATCGCACATGCATTCCAAACAGCCGTTATTGATACGCTTATCATTAAATGTAAACGTGCATTAAAACAAACAGCCATTAAACGTTTAGTGATTGCAGGTGGTGTAAGTGCCAATGTTCAATTACGTTCGCAACTAGAACGTGTAATGCAAGGCATGAAAGGGCGCGTGTATTACCCGCGTACTGAGTTTTGTACAGATAATGGTGCAATGATCGCTTATGCCGGTATGCAGCGTTTAAAAGCAGGGCAATTTGCAAGTCTTGATATGAAAACTAAGCCGCGCTGGCCAATCGATTCTCTTGAGCCGTTATAA
- a CDS encoding DUF3369 domain-containing protein, whose translation MDDFLFSDERLEESDIQTEEPEYWHILVVDDEEDIHQVTKLVLAGFTFEGKGLRFYDAYSAAEAKEFLKKDIPFSVALVDVVMETNHAGLDLIQYIRDDIDNHDIRLILRTGQPGEAPEESIIRDYDINDYKNKTELTAIKIKTLLYSALRAHRDIQIIDRHKHGLEQIINASANFLKCDSVHEFASTILSHVTNVMGINDAQIYCAAAVNLQSSPATDFQLLAASGVGPTPKQSTIPNEVKSLFIDAHERKSSLKTSTDYIGYFPTKAGLETMLYVHKGTKLQSTDHQLLEFYANNIALAYDNLKLREMVKDSQKELSYILGEAVEKRSKETGSHVKRVALYSELLAKLSQLDPFQCEIIKLASPLHDIGKISIPDNILNKPGKLDEHEWKIMKNHAQIGYEILKNSSNEILSCGATISHQHHEKWDGTGYPQGLSGSNIHIVGRITAIADVFDALCSDRCYKKAWPLEDALTLIKEQRGKHFDPTLVDILLENLTLFLEIKDRYPD comes from the coding sequence GTGGATGACTTTTTGTTTTCTGATGAACGATTAGAAGAGAGTGATATACAAACTGAAGAGCCTGAATATTGGCACATTCTTGTTGTTGACGACGAAGAAGATATCCATCAGGTTACTAAGCTTGTGCTTGCAGGTTTCACCTTTGAAGGAAAAGGATTGCGCTTTTACGATGCCTATTCGGCAGCCGAAGCCAAAGAGTTTTTAAAAAAGGACATCCCCTTCTCAGTGGCCTTGGTTGATGTTGTTATGGAAACCAACCACGCAGGTCTTGATTTAATTCAATATATACGTGATGACATCGATAATCACGATATTCGCCTAATATTAAGAACAGGGCAACCAGGTGAAGCACCTGAAGAATCTATTATTCGTGATTACGACATAAACGACTATAAAAATAAAACAGAGCTCACTGCAATTAAAATCAAAACACTGCTTTATTCTGCACTGAGAGCGCATCGTGATATTCAGATTATTGACCGTCATAAACACGGTCTTGAGCAAATAATTAATGCATCGGCAAATTTTTTAAAATGCGACAGTGTCCATGAGTTTGCATCAACAATTTTAAGCCATGTCACCAACGTGATGGGTATAAATGATGCCCAAATATATTGCGCCGCCGCCGTCAACTTACAATCATCCCCCGCCACTGATTTTCAGTTGCTCGCCGCATCTGGCGTAGGTCCAACACCAAAGCAAAGCACTATTCCAAATGAAGTAAAAAGCTTATTTATAGATGCTCATGAGCGTAAGTCTTCGCTAAAAACAAGTACTGACTATATAGGTTACTTTCCAACTAAAGCTGGCCTTGAAACCATGTTATACGTGCACAAAGGCACAAAACTTCAATCAACAGATCATCAACTACTGGAGTTTTATGCAAACAATATAGCACTGGCTTATGACAACCTAAAGCTACGAGAGATGGTTAAAGATTCACAAAAAGAGTTATCGTATATTTTGGGGGAAGCTGTTGAAAAACGCTCAAAAGAAACAGGCTCACACGTAAAGCGTGTCGCACTTTATAGTGAACTCCTAGCAAAACTCTCCCAGTTAGATCCATTCCAGTGCGAAATTATTAAACTTGCCTCCCCATTGCACGACATAGGAAAAATAAGTATTCCTGACAATATCTTAAATAAACCAGGCAAATTAGATGAGCACGAGTGGAAAATAATGAAAAACCACGCTCAAATCGGCTATGAAATTCTAAAAAATTCAAGTAACGAGATTTTAAGTTGTGGTGCAACAATCTCTCACCAACATCATGAAAAGTGGGACGGTACAGGTTACCCTCAAGGTTTATCAGGAAGTAATATTCATATTGTCGGCCGTATTACCGCTATTGCCGATGTATTTGATGCACTGTGTAGCGACCGCTGTTATAAAAAAGCATGGCCATTAGAAGACGCATTAACATTAATAAAAGAGCAACGAGGGAAACATTTTGATCCAACTTTAGTCGATATATTACTTGAAAATTTAACACTTTTCCTAGAGATTAAAGACCGATACCCTGATTAG
- the folK gene encoding 2-amino-4-hydroxy-6-hydroxymethyldihydropteridine diphosphokinase: MAQIFISLGSNVNKEHYLHQALIALKSYFPDFVHSSVYESEAVGFAGNNFYNSVVAAKTDIPLEKLCKLLKQIELDNGRTRADKKFSPRTLDLDLLFYDDVICDYPAQLPRDEITKNAFVLQPLAEIAPDFFHPVAKLTLAQLWDNYDNPQQKLWKVEFTNP, from the coding sequence ATGGCGCAAATTTTTATTAGTCTAGGTTCTAATGTCAATAAAGAGCATTATCTTCACCAAGCGCTTATAGCCTTGAAATCTTACTTCCCCGATTTTGTACACTCATCAGTTTATGAGAGTGAAGCGGTTGGTTTTGCTGGAAATAATTTTTATAACTCAGTGGTTGCGGCCAAGACGGATATACCTCTTGAGAAGTTGTGCAAATTATTGAAACAAATTGAGCTTGATAATGGTCGTACTCGTGCAGATAAAAAGTTTAGCCCGCGTACACTCGATTTAGACTTACTTTTTTATGATGATGTTATATGTGATTATCCCGCACAATTACCGCGAGATGAAATTACAAAAAATGCTTTTGTGCTTCAGCCTTTAGCAGAAATAGCTCCCGATTTTTTTCACCCCGTAGCGAAGCTAACCCTTGCTCAGCTATGGGATAATTATGATAACCCGCAACAAAAACTATGGAAGGTGGAGTTTACTAACCCATGA
- the folB gene encoding dihydroneopterin aldolase, whose translation MDKVYISQLHVDTIIGVYDFEKESKQSLYFDIEMLCDISAAAATDDINLALDYAKVSERVIEHTTAKPVELLETLVEQLAALILTEFATNQVTIRVSKPAAVPQAQTVGVEITRRKVS comes from the coding sequence ATGGACAAGGTATATATATCACAACTGCACGTAGACACCATCATTGGTGTATATGATTTTGAAAAAGAAAGTAAACAAAGCTTATATTTTGATATTGAAATGCTTTGTGATATCTCAGCCGCTGCAGCAACCGATGATATAAACCTTGCACTTGATTATGCGAAAGTGAGTGAGCGTGTTATTGAACATACAACGGCGAAGCCTGTTGAGTTGCTTGAAACCTTAGTTGAGCAATTGGCTGCACTTATTCTTACTGAATTTGCTACCAACCAAGTAACTATTCGTGTCAGTAAACCAGCCGCTGTGCCACAAGCGCAAACGGTGGGCGTTGAGATAACCCGCCGTAAGGTAAGCTAA
- a CDS encoding DUF2721 domain-containing protein: MTLTTPGLLFPAISLLLLAYTNRFLVLAQLIRELNAREGDCIRPLVVAQIENLRKRIKLIRVMQVYGVASFFMCTLSMFALFIEFNTTGIVLFGISLASLALSLLTSLYEIHISCDAIEIELQNIEKKPLSDKAE; this comes from the coding sequence ATGACACTTACAACCCCAGGACTACTCTTCCCTGCAATTTCTCTTTTGTTGCTAGCGTATACGAATCGCTTTTTAGTACTTGCTCAGTTAATTCGTGAGCTTAACGCACGTGAAGGTGACTGCATTCGTCCTTTAGTTGTTGCACAAATCGAAAACCTTAGAAAACGAATTAAATTAATAAGAGTGATGCAAGTATATGGTGTCGCTTCATTTTTTATGTGCACTCTTTCTATGTTTGCTTTATTTATTGAATTTAATACCACAGGCATTGTGCTATTTGGGATAAGCCTTGCTAGCCTCGCTTTATCCTTATTAACCTCGTTGTATGAAATCCACATTTCGTGCGATGCAATCGAAATCGAACTTCAGAATATCGAAAAAAAACCACTTTCAGATAAGGCAGAGTAA
- a CDS encoding YjaG family protein: MTKANNFQRIRELNYLQKAVLGGALLERMLPNYALFSEATGFGDGSVFRSALSVCWEKILLPKSKISLEKQIEKIEPNVPELNDFDMFGVYPAIDTATALLGMLHGLMAKDEQEFLNISKISQASVARYIEYQLTVDGELADNKAVREHPLMQYEIDVLAELIDFVEQMGRITSQNVKELKQLAVSDGQTNIGIAI; the protein is encoded by the coding sequence ATGACGAAAGCGAATAATTTTCAACGTATTAGAGAATTAAACTATTTACAAAAAGCGGTTTTGGGTGGTGCATTGCTTGAGCGTATGTTGCCTAACTATGCCCTATTTAGCGAAGCCACAGGGTTTGGTGACGGATCCGTGTTTCGTAGTGCGTTAAGTGTGTGTTGGGAGAAAATTTTACTACCCAAAAGTAAAATTAGCCTTGAGAAGCAAATTGAAAAAATTGAGCCTAATGTACCTGAATTAAATGATTTTGATATGTTTGGTGTATACCCAGCGATTGATACAGCAACGGCATTGCTTGGCATGTTGCATGGTTTAATGGCAAAAGATGAACAAGAATTTCTAAACATCAGTAAAATTTCCCAGGCCTCAGTCGCACGTTATATTGAGTATCAACTGACTGTTGATGGTGAGTTGGCTGATAACAAGGCCGTACGTGAGCACCCTTTAATGCAATATGAAATTGATGTGCTTGCTGAACTTATTGATTTTGTAGAGCAAATGGGCCGAATTACTTCCCAGAACGTAAAAGAGCTTAAACAGCTTGCGGTATCTGACGGTCAAACCAACATTGGTATTGCAATTTAA